One Peribacillus simplex NBRC 15720 = DSM 1321 genomic region harbors:
- a CDS encoding AzlD domain-containing protein — MEISGYILAVILGTSIVTFIPRVFPLMLLSKMQIPEWGIDWLKHVPVAVMAALLAQELLLSEQVFSIKDNALNLAAALPAFLVAIFTRSLLATVMIGVLSLMILRFFF; from the coding sequence ATGGAAATAAGCGGATATATCCTTGCTGTCATCCTAGGGACTTCGATTGTAACTTTCATACCTAGAGTCTTCCCTTTGATGCTGCTTAGTAAAATGCAGATTCCTGAATGGGGCATAGATTGGCTAAAGCATGTGCCAGTGGCCGTAATGGCGGCGTTGTTGGCTCAAGAACTTCTATTATCGGAACAGGTCTTTTCAATTAAGGATAATGCTTTGAATTTGGCAGCAGCTTTACCAGCTTTCCTGGTTGCCATTTTTACGAGGAGTCTGTTGGCGACGGTTATGATTGGCGTGCTTTCCTTGATGATATTACGATTTTTCTTTTAA
- a CDS encoding glycoside hydrolase family 15 protein: protein MKINGALEVLDRMRLPNGAYTASVSDDYNYVWIRDVVYTVMPFINDSSNRYEKAYHALFDLFQSYEWKIDIHTEQKPQFLFEHIHARYSTELKELPDEWGHAQNDAIGAFLWGVGEGYRHGKKVIRNQRDLQIVQKLVNYLECLQYWQSEDNGMWEENIEIHASSIGACVAGLNSVKMLVHVKEELIKKGEETLRFLLPRESYSKETDLALLSLIYPYRLVDREIALKILKYVTERLERTKGCIRYEKDLYYNDGQEAEWCFGLPWLGLCYLELGMMNKVKEYIDKTKMIIPENWEVPELYIGGSNVPNRNTPLAWSVSLSYLFLTKTQMIRTEQIT, encoded by the coding sequence ATGAAGATAAATGGTGCCCTAGAGGTTCTTGATCGCATGCGGCTTCCTAATGGCGCGTATACTGCAAGCGTTTCCGATGATTATAATTATGTTTGGATAAGGGATGTCGTTTATACAGTAATGCCTTTTATAAATGATTCATCCAATCGTTACGAGAAAGCATATCATGCTTTATTCGACTTATTTCAATCCTATGAGTGGAAGATAGATATTCATACGGAACAGAAACCCCAGTTTCTATTTGAACATATCCATGCACGGTATTCCACTGAACTTAAAGAACTGCCCGATGAGTGGGGGCATGCCCAAAATGATGCGATAGGTGCCTTTTTATGGGGTGTCGGTGAAGGGTATAGGCATGGTAAAAAGGTGATAAGAAATCAACGTGATTTACAAATCGTTCAAAAGTTGGTCAATTACTTGGAATGCTTGCAATATTGGCAGTCGGAAGATAACGGGATGTGGGAAGAAAATATAGAAATCCACGCTTCAAGCATAGGTGCATGTGTTGCTGGTTTGAATTCAGTCAAAATGCTGGTCCACGTCAAGGAGGAACTGATTAAAAAGGGAGAAGAAACACTTCGTTTCCTGCTTCCAAGGGAAAGTTATTCAAAAGAGACGGATTTAGCCCTTTTATCCTTAATTTATCCTTATAGGCTGGTAGACCGTGAAATAGCACTTAAAATATTGAAGTATGTCACAGAGCGCCTAGAAAGAACAAAAGGTTGTATTAGATATGAAAAGGACCTTTATTATAATGACGGTCAAGAAGCGGAATGGTGTTTCGGGCTTCCGTGGTTGGGCTTATGCTACCTTGAACTTGGCATGATGAACAAAGTGAAGGAATATATAGATAAAACGAAAATGATCATTCCGGAAAATTGGGAAGTTCCTGAATTATATATAGGAGGCAGTAATGTTCCAAACAGGAATACTCCTTTGGCATGGTCAGTCTCATTATCGTATTTATTCTTGACGAAGACTCAGATGATTCGAACTGAACAAATAACATGA
- a CDS encoding glucose-1-phosphate adenylyltransferase, whose product MGAKKWIAMLLAGGQGSRLGELTIGLAKPAVPFGGKYRIIDFPLSNCTHSGIDTVGVLTQYQPLILNDYVGNGKAWDLDLDVGGVSVLPPYQGKEGGEWYKGTANAVYQNIQYIDNYDPEHVLILSGDHIYKMDYSKMLDYHIEKNAEATIAVIQVPWQEASRFGIMNTNDDDKITQFDEKPKYPKSNLASMGVYLFNWKTLRRYLINDEKDENSSNDFGSNIIPKMLEDRKKLYAYRFNDYWKDVGTVESLWQAHMDLLEDTPNFQLDDQQWKIFARNANHPPQYISPDAEVSQSLINEGCMIHGNIEHSVLSYNVQVGYGSTIKDSVIMPNVTIGENVHIERSIIASNCVIEDGAVVGNSAVTSDITLIGENQTIINPNKKKITLN is encoded by the coding sequence ATGGGAGCGAAAAAATGGATAGCAATGTTATTGGCAGGAGGCCAGGGTTCAAGGTTAGGTGAATTGACAATCGGTTTGGCAAAACCAGCTGTTCCCTTTGGCGGTAAATATAGAATCATCGATTTTCCATTAAGTAACTGCACACATTCTGGTATTGATACGGTTGGGGTACTGACCCAATACCAGCCATTGATTCTAAATGATTACGTTGGTAATGGCAAAGCTTGGGATCTTGATCTGGATGTTGGCGGAGTTTCCGTTCTTCCCCCTTATCAAGGGAAAGAAGGCGGTGAGTGGTATAAAGGAACAGCAAACGCTGTTTATCAAAATATCCAATACATTGATAACTATGATCCGGAGCATGTACTGATTCTCTCTGGTGACCATATTTATAAGATGGATTACAGTAAAATGCTGGATTATCACATTGAAAAAAATGCCGAGGCAACCATAGCTGTCATTCAAGTGCCGTGGCAGGAAGCAAGTCGTTTCGGAATCATGAATACCAATGATGATGATAAAATCACTCAATTTGATGAAAAACCAAAGTATCCAAAGAGTAATCTCGCTTCCATGGGAGTTTACCTATTCAATTGGAAGACCCTAAGACGGTATTTAATAAACGATGAAAAAGATGAAAATTCTTCCAATGATTTCGGCAGCAACATCATTCCAAAGATGCTTGAAGACCGAAAAAAGCTATATGCCTATCGTTTTAATGATTATTGGAAAGATGTAGGAACGGTCGAAAGCCTTTGGCAGGCCCATATGGACTTATTGGAGGATACGCCAAATTTCCAGTTGGATGACCAGCAATGGAAAATTTTTGCCCGCAATGCAAATCATCCGCCGCAATATATATCACCGGATGCCGAGGTCAGTCAGTCGCTTATCAATGAAGGGTGCATGATACACGGGAACATTGAACATTCAGTTTTATCCTATAATGTACAGGTGGGCTATGGGTCAACCATAAAAGATTCAGTCATCATGCCTAATGTTACGATTGGTGAAAACGTTCATATAGAAAGAAGCATCATAGCCAGCAATTGTGTTATAGAAGATGGTGCAGTAGTAGGCAATTCAGCAGTTACATCCGATATTACCTTAATTGGTGAAAATCAGACCATTATCAATCCAAACAAAAAAAAGATCACTCTTAACTAG
- the glgB gene encoding 1,4-alpha-glucan branching protein GlgB, whose product MSTIIDQLQENYPSDFDLYLFHEGTLYESYKMLGAHIVTSLGIEGVRFTVWAPHAKQVSVVGNFNNWDGKDHAMKRIERSGIWVLFVPGLQEGELYKYEIHTPGNKRILKADPYAFYSEVRPNTASVIKRLDNFEWQDSKWIADRKKENIYHKPMSIYEVHPGTWKQKEDGEFYSYRELADRLVDYVIDNSFTHIEIMAIMEHPFDKSWGYQVTGYYSVTSRYGSPEDFKYLINLCHQKGIGVILDWVPAHFCKDAHGLSRFDGTPLYEPIDHTRADRPLWGTYNFDFTKPEVVSFLISNVMFWMDVYHIDGVRVDAVSSMVYLNHDNPLPVKLKNQFGGEENLEAIQFLQKLNEVVFKKYPNALMMAEEATDRPLITSPTDVGGLGFNYKWNMGWTNDILRYMKLETDERPYHHSLLTFSFFYAFSENFVLPFSHDEVVHGKKSLLNKMPGDYWQKFANLRLLLGYYMTHPGKKLLFMGCEFGQFIEWKDEEQLDWLLLEYESHEKQAYYFRTLQDFYRQTSSLWRLDHVQEGFEWIDPNNSKQSIITFMRKGKRKGDYCIVVCNFSAQAHAQYQIGVPSQGKYIEVFSSDSAAFGGSGQINEEPINVKKDPYHNQPFSMEITVPPLGISIFMKQTKKRRGRVNE is encoded by the coding sequence TTGAGTACAATTATTGACCAGCTGCAAGAGAATTATCCAAGCGATTTCGATTTGTATTTGTTTCATGAAGGCACCCTTTATGAAAGCTATAAAATGCTTGGGGCACACATTGTAACATCATTAGGTATTGAAGGAGTACGCTTCACCGTTTGGGCCCCCCATGCCAAGCAAGTTTCAGTTGTCGGTAATTTTAATAATTGGGACGGAAAAGATCATGCGATGAAACGGATCGAGCGTTCAGGTATCTGGGTGTTGTTCGTACCAGGACTACAAGAAGGGGAACTCTATAAATACGAAATACATACACCTGGAAATAAACGTATCCTAAAAGCCGATCCATATGCCTTTTATTCGGAAGTCAGACCAAATACAGCCTCGGTCATTAAAAGGCTGGATAATTTTGAATGGCAAGATTCGAAGTGGATAGCCGATAGGAAAAAGGAAAATATTTATCATAAGCCCATGTCCATTTATGAAGTGCACCCAGGAACATGGAAACAGAAAGAAGATGGCGAATTTTATTCGTACCGTGAATTGGCTGATAGATTAGTTGATTATGTGATTGATAATAGTTTTACACATATTGAAATCATGGCCATAATGGAACATCCATTTGATAAATCGTGGGGATACCAGGTCACGGGCTATTATTCCGTAACCAGCCGTTACGGTTCACCGGAAGATTTTAAATATCTAATTAACCTTTGCCACCAAAAGGGCATAGGAGTAATCCTTGACTGGGTTCCCGCCCATTTTTGTAAAGATGCGCATGGACTTTCCCGTTTCGATGGCACGCCTCTCTATGAACCAATTGATCATACTAGAGCAGATCGCCCGTTATGGGGGACATACAATTTTGATTTTACCAAACCGGAAGTAGTCAGTTTCCTTATATCAAATGTAATGTTTTGGATGGATGTATACCATATTGATGGGGTCCGTGTCGATGCTGTTTCGTCAATGGTTTATTTAAATCATGATAATCCATTGCCAGTCAAGCTGAAAAACCAGTTTGGCGGTGAGGAAAACCTGGAAGCCATACAATTTTTGCAAAAGCTTAACGAAGTGGTTTTCAAGAAATATCCCAATGCATTAATGATGGCTGAAGAAGCAACAGATCGGCCACTTATAACTTCTCCTACCGATGTAGGAGGCCTAGGCTTTAATTACAAATGGAATATGGGATGGACTAACGATATTCTTCGTTATATGAAACTTGAAACGGATGAAAGGCCATATCATCATAGCCTCTTAACCTTTTCATTTTTCTATGCTTTTTCAGAAAATTTTGTCTTGCCCTTTTCACATGATGAAGTGGTTCATGGCAAGAAGTCATTATTGAATAAGATGCCTGGTGACTATTGGCAGAAATTCGCAAATTTACGATTACTCCTTGGGTATTACATGACTCATCCTGGAAAGAAGCTTCTATTTATGGGCTGTGAATTTGGCCAGTTCATAGAATGGAAAGATGAGGAACAATTGGATTGGCTGCTTTTGGAATATGAATCCCACGAAAAGCAGGCATATTACTTCCGTACCCTCCAGGATTTTTATAGGCAAACTTCCTCCCTTTGGAGACTGGATCATGTCCAGGAGGGATTTGAATGGATAGATCCGAACAATAGTAAACAGAGTATCATTACCTTTATGAGAAAAGGTAAACGCAAAGGCGATTATTGCATTGTTGTCTGTAATTTTTCTGCGCAGGCTCATGCTCAATATCAAATAGGTGTACCATCCCAAGGTAAATATATAGAGGTCTTCAGCAGTGATTCAGCAGCTTTCGGAGGATCGGGTCAGATCAATGAAGAACCCATTAATGTCAAAAAGGATCCATACCATAATCAACCATTCAGCATGGAAATAACTGTACCTCCATTAGGCATTTCTATTTTTATGAAGCAAACAAAAAAAAGACGGGGGAGAGTGAACGAATAA
- the glgD gene encoding glucose-1-phosphate adenylyltransferase subunit GlgD, with protein MENVLGIINLINERQHLKDLTAHRNVASVPFGGRYRLIDFTMSNLINADVSKVAVFPKEKYLSVMDHLGSGKEWNLDRRSGGLYILPPIHPDETVTGDMKQFYDHLSFFERAQADTVIISPGSHVCKLDFNEVLDYHKKHKADITVVYKDYVGELIEKPIYHTCSVDSDEDITDISFYTIPRPGDHVCLETFIISKTLLVNLIKSCVASGEYDFLKDAVKANLHRFTVKGYNFTGDMPFIHSIESFHSSNMNFLNPSVIRSFFGDTWDVYTKIKHEAPTKYSSSSKVTNSLIANGCDIEGTVENSILFRGVKVKKGAIIKNSIIMQKGVIEEGAIVENTITDKEVRITSEKSVIGLKQPTVIKKAEVI; from the coding sequence ATGGAAAATGTGTTGGGTATTATTAACTTAATCAATGAAAGACAACATTTAAAAGATCTGACTGCTCACCGTAATGTGGCATCTGTGCCATTTGGCGGGCGCTACCGTTTGATTGACTTTACGATGTCGAATCTCATTAATGCAGATGTATCAAAAGTAGCCGTTTTTCCAAAAGAAAAGTATCTTTCAGTTATGGATCATCTTGGCTCGGGTAAAGAATGGAACTTGGATCGGCGTTCAGGAGGCTTATATATCTTGCCCCCTATCCATCCGGATGAAACGGTAACGGGCGATATGAAGCAATTCTATGATCATCTCAGCTTTTTCGAACGTGCACAGGCAGATACTGTAATCATTTCCCCAGGAAGCCATGTATGCAAATTGGATTTTAATGAAGTGCTTGATTATCACAAAAAACATAAAGCGGATATCACGGTCGTATATAAGGATTATGTAGGCGAATTGATTGAGAAACCTATCTATCACACATGCTCGGTTGATTCGGATGAAGACATTACTGACATTAGCTTTTATACCATCCCTAGACCTGGTGACCATGTTTGTCTAGAAACCTTCATCATAAGTAAAACGCTATTGGTGAACTTGATCAAAAGCTGTGTTGCCAGTGGGGAATATGACTTTTTGAAAGACGCTGTGAAAGCCAATCTTCATCGTTTTACAGTCAAAGGCTACAATTTTACTGGAGATATGCCATTCATCCATTCCATTGAAAGCTTTCATTCCAGTAATATGAATTTCTTGAACCCTTCGGTAATCCGTTCTTTCTTCGGGGATACTTGGGATGTTTATACAAAAATCAAACATGAGGCACCGACCAAATATTCAAGTTCTTCGAAGGTTACCAATTCATTGATAGCCAATGGGTGTGATATTGAAGGAACTGTCGAAAACAGTATACTTTTCCGTGGGGTAAAGGTGAAAAAGGGTGCGATTATAAAGAATAGCATCATCATGCAAAAAGGCGTGATTGAAGAAGGAGCTATCGTTGAAAATACCATAACTGATAAAGAAGTGAGAATTACTAGTGAAAAATCAGTTATTGGTTTAAAACAGCCTACTGTAATAAAAAAAGCGGAAGTA